One genomic window of Geodermatophilus sp. DSM 44513 includes the following:
- a CDS encoding ABC transporter ATP-binding protein, which translates to MSAPPTAPGPQAPEPAAHPLPVADGPRTRAAAGRLLRPHRGALGVATVVLVAATGVTLAGPALLGRIVDAAVAGRGELLGPLAAAFLAATVAGAALSWWGTVRMATAAERVLADLRRHTLTRALQVPLSTLERAGTGDLVSRVTADVAVLSSTVRTAGPSSVLATLEIALTLGALALLSPPLLPAVLAGAPVVVLGGRWYARHAPARYREERARVGRLMGGLHESAAGLRTVLAFRRSAAQRVRIGADADAVYDAAMSTARARNVLRPAVTAGQVVALVTTLALGTVLVGRDAATVGVVTAAALYQIRLLDPVGTLLELLDELQSASAALRRLVGIEDAAVPPGPAAGTPAGSAILVEGVRFGYAGGPEVLHGVDLAVAPGERLAVVGPSGAGKTTLGALVAGVHRPDAGRVLVGGVPVTDLGNALPATVVLVTQETHVFRGTLVEDLRLAAPDAGDADLDRALAAVGASGWVAALPAGPATRIGDGGLRLSPTQAQQVALARLLLRDPRVVVLDEATAALDPTAARGLERALEAALRGRTVLAVSHRLDVAAGADRIAVVEDGRVTEVGSHTELLAAGGGYAELWHAWHGARGGPASRRG; encoded by the coding sequence GTGAGCGCTCCCCCGACCGCCCCCGGACCGCAGGCCCCGGAACCGGCCGCTCACCCGCTGCCGGTCGCCGACGGCCCCCGCACCCGCGCCGCCGCCGGCCGGCTGCTCCGCCCCCACCGCGGGGCGCTGGGCGTGGCGACCGTCGTCCTCGTGGCCGCCACCGGGGTCACCCTGGCCGGCCCGGCGCTGCTCGGCCGCATCGTCGACGCGGCGGTCGCCGGGCGGGGCGAGCTGCTCGGGCCGCTGGCCGCGGCGTTCCTCGCGGCCACCGTGGCCGGCGCGGCGCTGTCCTGGTGGGGCACGGTGCGCATGGCCACCGCCGCCGAGCGGGTGCTCGCCGACCTGCGCCGGCACACCCTCACCCGGGCGCTGCAGGTGCCGCTGTCCACGCTGGAGCGGGCCGGCACCGGCGACCTGGTCAGCCGGGTCACCGCCGACGTCGCCGTGCTGAGCAGCACGGTGCGCACGGCCGGACCGTCGTCCGTGCTCGCCACCCTGGAGATCGCGCTGACCCTGGGCGCCCTGGCCCTGCTGTCACCGCCGCTGCTGCCCGCGGTGCTGGCCGGCGCGCCGGTCGTCGTCCTCGGGGGCCGCTGGTACGCCCGGCACGCACCGGCCCGCTACCGCGAGGAGCGGGCGCGGGTCGGCCGGCTGATGGGCGGGCTGCACGAGTCGGCCGCCGGGCTGCGCACCGTGCTGGCCTTCCGCCGCTCGGCCGCGCAGCGGGTCCGCATCGGCGCGGACGCCGACGCCGTCTACGACGCGGCCATGTCCACCGCCCGGGCGCGCAACGTGCTTCGCCCGGCGGTGACCGCCGGGCAGGTCGTCGCCCTGGTCACCACGCTGGCGCTGGGGACGGTGCTGGTCGGCCGGGACGCCGCCACCGTCGGGGTGGTCACCGCGGCCGCGCTCTACCAGATCCGGCTGCTGGACCCGGTCGGCACGCTGCTGGAGCTGCTCGACGAGCTGCAGTCGGCCTCCGCCGCGCTGCGCCGGCTGGTCGGCATCGAGGACGCCGCCGTCCCGCCGGGGCCGGCCGCGGGCACACCGGCCGGCTCCGCGATCCTCGTGGAGGGCGTGCGGTTCGGCTACGCCGGCGGTCCGGAGGTGCTGCACGGGGTCGACCTCGCCGTCGCGCCGGGCGAGCGGCTGGCCGTGGTCGGCCCCAGCGGGGCGGGCAAGACGACGCTGGGCGCGCTGGTCGCCGGCGTGCACCGACCCGACGCCGGCCGGGTGCTCGTCGGCGGCGTGCCGGTGACCGACCTGGGAAACGCGCTGCCGGCCACCGTCGTCCTGGTCACCCAGGAGACCCACGTCTTCCGCGGCACGCTCGTCGAGGACCTGCGGCTGGCCGCCCCGGACGCCGGCGACGCCGACCTGGACCGGGCGCTGGCCGCGGTCGGCGCGTCGGGCTGGGTGGCCGCCCTGCCGGCCGGGCCGGCCACCCGCATCGGGGACGGCGGCCTGCGGCTGTCACCCACCCAGGCCCAGCAGGTGGCGCTGGCCCGGCTGCTGCTGCGCGACCCGCGGGTGGTCGTCCTCGACGAGGCCACCGCCGCGCTGGACCCCACCGCCGCCCGCGGCCTGGAGCGCGCGCTGGAGGCGGCGCTGCGCGGGCGCACCGTGCTGGCGGTCAGCCACCGGCTCGACGTGGCCGCCGGCGCCGACCGGATCGCCGTGGTCGAGGACGGCCGCGTGACCGAGGTCGGCAGCCACACCGAGCTGCTCGCCGCCGGCGGCGGCTACGCCGAGCTGTGGCACGCCTGGCACGGCGCCCGCGGCGGCCCGGCCAGTCGCCGAGGGTGA
- a CDS encoding DUF427 domain-containing protein — MSLTLGTGPLARPSAGQLNADLWSVAPAHALFLHPVQERIRGILGGETVVDTTGAVMLHETGLLPRWYLPEAHVAPGVLEPSDTRTTCPFKGEAVYWHLAVDGRRVADAAWSYPDPVEGCPPLAGLVSFPFEALDTWLVEDDVQIGHPRDPFHRVDVRRSSRHVVVRVGGQVVAETGSPFAVVETGLPVRWYVPGSDVRPGVLEPSATTTVCAYKGVATYEHVVVDGHRYDDVVWCYREPLPEALPIAGHRSFHGDGVEVAVTT, encoded by the coding sequence GTGTCGCTGACCCTAGGCACCGGGCCGCTCGCGCGGCCGTCGGCGGGGCAGCTGAACGCCGACCTGTGGTCGGTCGCGCCCGCGCACGCGCTGTTCCTCCACCCCGTGCAGGAGCGCATCCGGGGCATCCTCGGCGGGGAGACGGTGGTGGACACAACCGGCGCGGTGATGCTGCACGAGACGGGGCTGCTGCCACGCTGGTACCTGCCAGAGGCTCACGTGGCACCGGGCGTCTTGGAGCCGAGCGACACCCGCACCACCTGCCCGTTCAAGGGCGAGGCCGTGTACTGGCACCTGGCGGTCGACGGCCGGCGCGTGGCCGACGCGGCGTGGTCCTACCCCGACCCGGTGGAGGGCTGCCCGCCGCTGGCCGGCCTGGTCTCCTTCCCCTTCGAGGCCCTGGACACCTGGCTGGTCGAGGACGACGTGCAGATCGGCCACCCGCGCGACCCGTTCCACCGGGTCGACGTCCGCCGCTCGTCCCGGCACGTGGTGGTCCGCGTGGGCGGGCAGGTGGTCGCCGAGACCGGCAGCCCGTTCGCCGTGGTCGAGACCGGCCTGCCGGTGCGCTGGTACGTGCCGGGGTCCGACGTCCGGCCCGGCGTGCTGGAGCCGAGTGCCACGACGACGGTCTGCGCGTACAAGGGCGTGGCCACCTACGAGCACGTCGTGGTCGACGGGCACCGGTACGACGACGTCGTGTGGTGCTACCGCGAGCCGCTGCCGGAGGCGCTGCCGATCGCGGGACACCGGTCCTTCCACGGGGACGGCGTGGAAGTCGCGGTCACCACCTGA
- a CDS encoding ABC transporter ATP-binding protein, which yields MTDLRAEHLQLAYDGDPVVRDLSVAIPEGQVTVICGPNACGKSTLLRALARLLKPRHGVVYLDGQAITRMPTRQVAVRLGLLPQSASAPDGLTVEDLVGRGRFPHHRWFQQWTAEDEWAVEQALALTDTAGLRHRPVDELSGGQRQRAWLAMALAQDTPILLLDEPTTYLDLAHQVELLDLLAELNETQGRTIVMVLHDLNKACRYASHVVAMSAGRIAAQGPPREVITADVVREVFGLQATVIDDPVTGTPLVVPVGRRRRTLPARPRPTPAPAARPAAAVGRR from the coding sequence ATGACCGACCTGCGCGCCGAGCACCTGCAGCTGGCCTACGACGGCGACCCGGTGGTGCGCGACCTGTCGGTGGCGATCCCCGAGGGACAGGTCACCGTCATCTGCGGGCCCAACGCCTGCGGCAAGTCCACCCTGCTGCGGGCACTGGCGCGGCTGCTCAAGCCGCGCCATGGGGTGGTCTACCTGGACGGGCAGGCGATCACCCGGATGCCGACCCGGCAGGTCGCCGTCCGGCTGGGTCTGTTGCCGCAGAGCGCCAGCGCCCCGGACGGGCTGACCGTGGAGGACCTGGTCGGCCGCGGCCGGTTCCCGCACCACCGCTGGTTCCAGCAGTGGACGGCGGAGGACGAGTGGGCCGTTGAACAGGCGCTGGCCCTCACCGACACCGCCGGCCTGCGGCACCGCCCGGTCGACGAGCTCTCCGGCGGCCAGCGCCAGCGGGCCTGGCTGGCGATGGCGCTCGCCCAGGACACCCCGATCCTGCTCCTCGACGAGCCGACCACCTACCTCGACCTGGCCCACCAGGTGGAGCTGCTGGACCTGCTGGCCGAGCTCAACGAGACGCAGGGCCGCACGATCGTGATGGTGCTGCACGACCTCAACAAGGCCTGCCGCTACGCCTCCCACGTCGTGGCCATGTCCGCGGGGCGGATCGCGGCGCAGGGCCCGCCGCGCGAGGTCATCACCGCCGACGTCGTCCGCGAGGTGTTCGGCCTGCAGGCCACCGTCATCGACGACCCGGTCACCGGCACGCCGCTGGTGGTGCCGGTCGGCCGCCGTCGGCGCACCCTCCCGGCCCGACCGCGGCCCACCCCGGCGCCCGCCGCCCGGCCGGCCGCCGCTGTCGGGCGCCGGTGA
- a CDS encoding ABC transporter substrate-binding protein, with translation MPALLAPPSPPCFLPPADLLVDQATRRDLLRGAGVLGLGALLTACGGSSAGQGEQRSASGGSGAAGEGATPQRVVALEHNTLAYLLDLGVVPVAAGTFAAGFFGPDVAFHPSLYEYGAAEVDPLPQVELDLESLVALAADLLIGSESAVDAVGRDPLAAIAPTTSYARPGTSTSYRDELRAVARSLGRERRADELLAELDAELADLASTRALPGVSTASVVRPIDDQSFYLFTADSTAGALLASVGLDPAAALDAPAVDRGFGRIELSAERLGELRGDVLVVLAREEGDFDAGVLAGLRANPLYAGLPAVRAGRVAVGDNFVLLGVAGVRSIAPELGRVVDRLRPA, from the coding sequence GTGCCCGCCCTGCTCGCCCCGCCGTCCCCACCCTGTTTCCTGCCGCCGGCCGACCTCCTCGTCGACCAGGCCACCCGCCGCGACCTGCTCCGGGGAGCAGGCGTCCTCGGGCTGGGCGCGTTGCTGACCGCCTGCGGCGGCTCGTCCGCCGGCCAGGGGGAGCAGCGATCGGCGTCCGGCGGCTCCGGCGCCGCGGGGGAGGGGGCTACGCCACAGCGCGTCGTGGCCCTGGAGCACAACACGTTGGCCTACCTGCTCGACCTGGGCGTGGTGCCCGTGGCGGCCGGCACCTTCGCCGCGGGCTTCTTCGGCCCGGACGTCGCCTTCCACCCCTCGCTCTACGAGTACGGCGCGGCCGAGGTCGACCCGCTGCCGCAGGTCGAGCTCGACCTGGAATCGCTGGTCGCGCTGGCCGCCGACCTGCTGATCGGCTCGGAGAGCGCGGTGGACGCCGTCGGTCGCGACCCGCTGGCCGCCATCGCCCCCACCACGAGCTATGCGCGGCCGGGGACGAGCACTTCCTACCGCGACGAGCTGCGCGCGGTTGCCCGGTCGCTCGGCCGGGAACGGCGGGCCGACGAGCTGCTGGCCGAACTGGACGCCGAGCTGGCCGACCTGGCGTCGACCCGCGCCCTCCCGGGGGTCTCCACCGCCTCGGTGGTGCGTCCGATTGACGACCAGAGCTTCTACCTGTTCACCGCCGACTCGACCGCGGGCGCCCTGCTCGCCAGCGTCGGTCTCGACCCGGCAGCCGCCCTGGACGCGCCCGCTGTCGACCGCGGCTTCGGCCGGATCGAGCTGTCGGCCGAGCGCCTCGGTGAGCTGCGGGGTGACGTGCTGGTCGTGCTGGCCCGCGAGGAGGGTGACTTCGACGCCGGGGTGCTCGCGGGCCTGCGCGCCAACCCCCTGTACGCCGGCCTCCCGGCGGTCCGCGCCGGCCGGGTCGCCGTCGGGGACAACTTCGTGCTGCTCGGCGTCGCCGGCGTCCGGAGCATCGCGCCTGAGCTGGGCCGGGTGGTCGACCGGCTGCGGCCGGCCTGA
- a CDS encoding ABC transporter ATP-binding protein yields the protein MGSLAALPVLLGRAVDAGVTSGDLRALLPWLAGIALAGAVQAGAGAVRHWLACRLFSDTERLVTERVADRLLRPDGGVVDRRSSGELISHAEADAVRIAAAMDVLLRGSASVVVFAGVAAVLLGTSVPLGLVVVLGLVPALLAMVPLWRPLEQRAAAEQDRLSDAAATAADTVAGVRVLRGFGGEAAALRRFTARVAAVRGAAVDVARLDAVWEALRIVVPGALVAVLVWIGGQQVLTGSLTAGQLVTAFGLATFLVEPIATFGELGRKWARAAAAAARLARTLDLPPALDRTAVDRPAGARAPAEGPARGGLRLAGVAVAGAGRELLDGLDLEVAPGEHVGVVVTDPAAAAALLDVLAAHRDPDAGRVLLDGCDAAQLPPEAVRARLLVAEHDAVLFAGTLRHNLALAGPAGGATDDAALRRVLGDAAAEDVVDRIGLDGEVTAAGRSLSGGQRQRVALARALLADPPVLVLAEPTSAVDAHTEQQVVAGLVRARAGRTTVALTTSPALLAATDRVLLVEDGRVTAEGPHADLLAAAPAYRDLVDPAAEVAGR from the coding sequence ATGGGGTCGCTGGCCGCGCTGCCGGTGCTGCTCGGCCGGGCCGTCGACGCCGGCGTCACCAGCGGGGACCTGCGCGCGCTGCTCCCTTGGCTGGCCGGGATCGCCCTCGCCGGCGCGGTCCAGGCCGGCGCGGGCGCGGTCCGGCACTGGCTGGCCTGCCGGCTGTTCAGCGACACCGAGCGGCTGGTCACCGAGCGCGTCGCCGACCGGCTGCTGCGCCCCGACGGCGGCGTGGTCGACCGGCGCTCCTCCGGCGAGCTGATCAGCCACGCCGAGGCCGACGCCGTCCGGATCGCCGCGGCCATGGACGTGCTGCTACGCGGCAGCGCCTCGGTCGTGGTCTTCGCCGGCGTCGCCGCGGTGCTGCTGGGCACCTCGGTGCCGCTCGGCCTGGTCGTCGTGCTCGGCCTGGTGCCCGCGCTGCTGGCGATGGTGCCGCTGTGGCGACCGCTGGAGCAGCGCGCGGCCGCCGAGCAGGACCGGCTGTCCGACGCCGCGGCCACCGCCGCCGACACCGTCGCCGGCGTGCGGGTGCTGCGCGGGTTCGGCGGCGAGGCCGCGGCGCTGCGCCGGTTCACCGCCCGGGTCGCCGCGGTGCGCGGCGCGGCGGTCGACGTCGCCCGGCTCGACGCGGTCTGGGAGGCGCTGCGCATCGTGGTGCCCGGCGCGCTGGTCGCCGTCCTGGTGTGGATCGGTGGGCAGCAGGTGCTCACCGGCTCGCTCACCGCCGGCCAGCTGGTGACCGCCTTCGGGCTGGCCACCTTCCTCGTCGAGCCGATCGCCACGTTCGGCGAGCTCGGCCGCAAGTGGGCGCGCGCCGCGGCTGCGGCCGCCCGGCTGGCCCGCACCCTCGACCTGCCGCCCGCCCTCGACCGCACCGCTGTCGACCGCCCCGCCGGCGCGCGGGCTCCGGCCGAGGGACCCGCTCGTGGCGGGTTGCGGCTGGCCGGGGTGGCCGTCGCCGGTGCCGGCCGCGAGCTGCTCGATGGGTTGGACCTCGAGGTTGCGCCCGGCGAGCACGTGGGCGTCGTCGTCACCGACCCCGCGGCGGCCGCGGCCCTGCTGGACGTGCTGGCCGCGCACCGTGACCCCGACGCCGGCCGGGTGCTGCTCGACGGGTGCGACGCCGCGCAGCTGCCCCCGGAGGCCGTCCGCGCGCGGCTGCTGGTTGCCGAGCACGACGCCGTCCTGTTCGCCGGCACCCTGCGGCACAACCTCGCCCTCGCCGGCCCTGCCGGCGGTGCCACCGACGACGCCGCGCTGCGCCGGGTGCTGGGCGACGCCGCCGCCGAGGACGTCGTCGACCGGATCGGTCTGGACGGCGAGGTGACCGCCGCCGGCCGCTCGCTGTCGGGCGGTCAGCGGCAGCGGGTCGCACTGGCCCGCGCGCTGCTGGCCGACCCGCCGGTGCTCGTGCTGGCCGAGCCCACCAGCGCCGTCGACGCGCACACCGAGCAGCAGGTGGTGGCCGGCCTGGTGCGGGCACGGGCCGGGCGCACCACGGTGGCGCTCACCACCAGCCCCGCCCTGCTGGCCGCGACCGACCGGGTGCTGCTCGTCGAGGACGGGCGGGTCACCGCCGAGGGCCCGCACGCGGACCTGCTGGCCGCCGCGCCCGCCTACCGCGACCTGGTCGACCCGGCCGCCGAGGTGGCCGGCCGGTGA
- a CDS encoding ABC transporter substrate-binding protein, giving the protein MAAVLGCALAACGADTADPQDTADAGRQTRTVEHAGGSTEVPLAPERVATTSEVLAGHLASVGVQPLAGPTDVAEWLAPYADAGLIPGVDPARIEEVGAEETDVERLAGLAPDLILIEEFALDQYATFTEIAPTVVVSRPTNADWANAFDQTVAAVGAEERAGEVRERYTRLLEQVPASAGETVVTFLRGSGPGQFRLDVLGGFGGSVAAEAGYRVDTGDAPAEQAQESVIEYSNEQLEVATGDLLVTTTQAEGGPSSIAELQAGPLWTNIPAVRDGRVVELPQPVYNGGTYVAAELLLQALLDATGEEGPAS; this is encoded by the coding sequence GTGGCGGCCGTGCTCGGCTGCGCGCTCGCGGCCTGCGGCGCCGACACCGCCGATCCCCAGGACACCGCGGACGCCGGCCGGCAGACCCGCACCGTCGAGCACGCCGGCGGGTCCACCGAGGTGCCCCTCGCGCCCGAGCGGGTGGCCACGACCAGCGAGGTCCTGGCCGGCCACCTCGCGTCGGTCGGGGTGCAGCCGCTGGCCGGTCCCACCGACGTGGCGGAGTGGCTGGCCCCCTACGCCGACGCCGGCCTCATCCCCGGCGTCGACCCCGCCCGGATCGAGGAGGTCGGGGCCGAGGAGACCGACGTCGAGCGGTTGGCCGGGCTGGCCCCCGACCTGATCCTCATCGAGGAGTTCGCGCTGGACCAGTACGCCACCTTCACCGAGATCGCCCCGACCGTGGTCGTGTCCCGGCCGACCAACGCCGACTGGGCGAACGCCTTCGACCAGACCGTCGCCGCGGTCGGCGCCGAGGAGCGGGCCGGGGAGGTCCGGGAGCGCTACACGCGGCTGCTCGAGCAGGTGCCGGCCTCGGCCGGCGAGACGGTGGTGACCTTCCTCCGGGGCTCGGGGCCCGGGCAGTTCCGCCTCGACGTGCTCGGCGGCTTCGGCGGCTCGGTGGCGGCCGAGGCCGGCTACCGCGTCGACACCGGGGACGCTCCCGCCGAGCAGGCCCAGGAGAGCGTCATCGAGTACAGCAACGAGCAGCTCGAGGTGGCCACCGGCGACCTGTTGGTGACCACGACCCAGGCCGAGGGCGGGCCGAGCAGCATCGCCGAGCTCCAGGCCGGCCCCCTGTGGACGAACATCCCGGCCGTCCGGGACGGCCGGGTGGTCGAGTTGCCCCAGCCGGTCTACAACGGCGGCACGTACGTCGCGGCGGAGCTGCTCCTGCAGGCCCTCCTCGACGCCACCGGCGAGGAAGGGCCCGCGTCATGA
- a CDS encoding iron chelate uptake ABC transporter family permease subunit, translating into MATPPVEHARPRPDAGPRRLTVRSRRVPVSARLSVRTAALGAVVAALALAAAAWTMTLGEFPVPLSDVLASTFGVGTADPAHDFVVRTLRLPRVLAALLAGAALAASGAVFQGLVRNPLVAPDVIGVNAGASLVAVYLIVVTGSALLLPAGAFAGALVTAFAVYAFTWRRGISGSRLVLVGIGVNAVLGSLTTLILVRYPVEEIAPAVLWTTGTLYGADWRDVTVLVVGLGVLLPPAFWLTRHLTALQLGDDTARSLGVRAEPARAALITVGAGLAATAVAVAGPIGFVALIAPHIARMLAGPLTGGVLLLSASVGALLLAASDLVAQHAFAAVSLPAGLVTAAVGAPYFLFLLYRSNRLS; encoded by the coding sequence GTGGCCACCCCACCCGTCGAGCACGCCCGGCCGCGGCCGGACGCCGGACCTCGCCGGCTGACCGTCCGCAGCCGGCGGGTGCCGGTGTCGGCGCGGCTGAGCGTGCGCACCGCGGCCCTCGGCGCGGTCGTCGCCGCGCTGGCCCTGGCGGCGGCGGCCTGGACGATGACGCTGGGGGAGTTCCCGGTACCGCTGTCGGACGTGCTGGCCAGCACGTTCGGCGTCGGCACCGCCGACCCGGCGCACGACTTCGTCGTCCGCACGCTGCGCCTGCCGCGGGTGCTGGCGGCGCTGCTGGCCGGCGCTGCGCTGGCCGCGAGCGGGGCGGTGTTCCAGGGGCTGGTGCGCAACCCGCTGGTCGCCCCGGACGTCATCGGGGTCAACGCCGGCGCCTCGCTGGTGGCCGTCTACCTGATCGTGGTCACCGGCTCGGCGCTGCTGCTGCCGGCCGGGGCGTTCGCCGGCGCGCTGGTCACCGCGTTCGCCGTGTACGCCTTCACCTGGCGCCGGGGCATCAGCGGCAGCCGGCTGGTGCTGGTGGGCATCGGCGTCAACGCGGTGCTGGGCAGCCTGACCACCCTGATCCTGGTCCGCTACCCGGTCGAGGAGATCGCCCCGGCGGTGCTGTGGACCACCGGCACCCTCTACGGCGCCGACTGGCGCGACGTCACGGTGCTGGTGGTCGGGCTGGGCGTGCTGCTGCCCCCGGCCTTCTGGCTCACCCGCCACCTCACCGCGCTGCAGCTGGGCGACGACACCGCGCGCAGCCTCGGCGTGCGCGCCGAGCCGGCCCGGGCGGCGCTGATCACCGTCGGAGCCGGCCTGGCGGCGACCGCGGTGGCGGTCGCGGGGCCCATCGGCTTCGTCGCCCTCATCGCCCCGCACATCGCCCGCATGCTCGCCGGCCCGCTCACCGGCGGGGTGCTGCTGCTCTCCGCGTCTGTCGGTGCGCTGCTGCTCGCCGCCTCCGACCTGGTCGCCCAGCACGCCTTCGCCGCCGTCAGCCTGCCGGCCGGGCTGGTCACCGCCGCCGTCGGCGCCCCGTACTTCCTGTTCCTGCTGTACCGCAGCAACCGACTCAGCTGA
- a CDS encoding siderophore-interacting protein, giving the protein MHGRVVTTERLTPGMVRVVLGGDGLAGFTCDGCTDAYVNVAIPPAGAPYAAPFDVAEVTAGRPRGEWPARRRYTVRSWDADRRLLTLDVVVHGDAGVGGPWAANARPGDVLVFTGPGGGYRPDPAADWHLLAGDESALPAIAASLEAVPAGAPVVVRVVVDGPEHEIPLPSSGALDLVWLHRSGTPQDADLLPAAVRALPAWRGRLQAFVHGEAGEVREVRRHLLTERGATRADLSCSPYWRRTMTDEAWRQVKAAWTAEVERDVA; this is encoded by the coding sequence GTGCACGGACGCGTCGTCACCACCGAACGGCTGACGCCCGGGATGGTCCGCGTGGTCCTGGGTGGTGACGGGCTGGCCGGCTTTACCTGCGACGGCTGCACCGACGCCTACGTCAACGTGGCGATCCCGCCGGCCGGTGCGCCGTACGCCGCCCCGTTCGACGTCGCCGAGGTGACCGCCGGCCGGCCGCGGGGGGAGTGGCCGGCTCGCCGCCGGTACACCGTCCGGTCCTGGGATGCCGACCGGCGGCTGCTCACCCTGGACGTCGTCGTCCACGGCGACGCCGGCGTCGGCGGGCCGTGGGCGGCGAACGCGCGGCCGGGTGACGTGTTGGTGTTCACCGGGCCCGGCGGCGGCTACCGGCCCGACCCGGCCGCCGACTGGCACCTGCTGGCCGGCGACGAGTCGGCGCTGCCGGCCATCGCCGCCTCGCTGGAGGCCGTGCCCGCCGGGGCGCCGGTCGTCGTCCGCGTCGTCGTCGACGGACCCGAGCACGAGATCCCGCTGCCCTCGTCCGGCGCGCTGGACCTTGTCTGGTTGCACCGCTCCGGCACACCACAGGATGCCGACCTGCTCCCCGCCGCCGTCCGCGCGCTGCCGGCCTGGCGCGGACGACTGCAGGCGTTCGTGCACGGCGAGGCCGGCGAGGTGCGCGAGGTCCGCCGGCACCTGCTCACCGAGCGCGGCGCCACCCGCGCGGACCTGTCCTGCTCCCCGTACTGGCGGCGCACGATGACCGACGAGGCCTGGCGGCAGGTCAAGGCAGCCTGGACCGCTGAGGTCGAACGGGACGTCGCCTGA
- a CDS encoding iron ABC transporter permease — translation MAVLVARPAAVRPDGGDRRRGLLCRAGSRAGGLVLLLVLLLGVCLLSLRVGSVELSAQTVWRAFTDFDGSNEHLIVTSLRLPRTLIGLGVGAALAVAGAVMQAVTRNPLAGPDILGVNAGAAFAIVTAVFLLGVVSPSMYVWFAFAGAAVTTVLVYGIGSVGRTGPSPVKLALAGVVVTSLLGSWTSGVLVFNERTLDEVRFWLAGSLAGRDLGVFWQVSPFLVGGTVVGLLLTRQLNALALGEDVSRSLGQRTALVRAGCAVLVVLLAGGAVAAAGPIGFVGLAVPHVARALVGPDHRWLVPYAAVLGPVLLIAADVVGRVVARPAELQAGIVTAIVGAPFRIHLARRRKLAGL, via the coding sequence ATGGCGGTGCTCGTCGCCCGCCCGGCGGCCGTGCGCCCGGACGGGGGGGACCGCCGCCGCGGGCTCCTCTGCCGCGCGGGCTCCCGTGCGGGGGGCCTGGTGCTGTTGCTGGTGCTGCTGCTGGGCGTGTGTCTGCTCAGCCTGCGGGTCGGCTCGGTGGAGCTGTCCGCGCAGACGGTGTGGCGGGCGTTCACCGATTTCGATGGCTCCAACGAGCACCTGATCGTCACCTCGCTGCGGCTGCCGCGCACGCTGATCGGCCTCGGCGTCGGGGCGGCGCTGGCGGTGGCCGGCGCGGTCATGCAGGCGGTCACCCGCAACCCGCTGGCCGGGCCGGACATCCTGGGTGTCAACGCCGGCGCCGCCTTCGCCATCGTGACCGCGGTCTTCCTGCTCGGCGTGGTGAGCCCGTCGATGTACGTGTGGTTCGCCTTCGCCGGGGCGGCGGTCACCACGGTGCTGGTGTACGGCATCGGCTCGGTGGGGCGGACCGGCCCGAGCCCGGTCAAGCTGGCGCTGGCCGGCGTCGTGGTGACCTCGCTGCTGGGCTCCTGGACGTCGGGGGTGCTGGTTTTCAACGAGCGGACCCTCGACGAGGTGCGGTTCTGGCTGGCCGGGTCGCTGGCGGGGCGCGACCTGGGGGTGTTCTGGCAGGTCAGTCCGTTCCTGGTCGGCGGTACGGTGGTCGGGCTGCTGCTGACCCGGCAGCTCAACGCGCTCGCCCTGGGCGAGGACGTGTCCCGCTCGCTGGGCCAGCGGACGGCGCTGGTGCGGGCCGGTTGCGCCGTCCTGGTGGTGCTGCTGGCCGGGGGCGCGGTGGCCGCGGCCGGGCCGATCGGCTTCGTCGGCCTGGCGGTGCCGCACGTCGCCCGCGCGCTGGTCGGACCCGACCACCGCTGGCTGGTGCCCTACGCGGCCGTGCTCGGCCCCGTGCTGCTCATCGCCGCCGACGTCGTCGGCCGCGTCGTGGCCCGCCCCGCGGAGCTGCAGGCCGGGATCGTCACCGCGATCGTCGGCGCCCCGTTCCGCATCCATCTCGCCCGCCGGCGCAAGCTGGCCGGCCTGTAG